A region from the uncultured Bacteroides sp. genome encodes:
- a CDS encoding ABC transporter ATP-binding protein, whose amino-acid sequence MKKYWQILKNYKVSLLICPFLVLVSVLCETIQPMFMANIIDNGVMQRNLSVITQVGGYMILVSIVGLVFSITNVYVSSRASVGFATDLRADLFDKIQQLSFFDIDRFSSGSLITRLTSDINRIQQVILMSMRLMLRSPLMLVMAVFFVIRINLHLAFILLAAIPILGIGVFLILRKGFPYFLKVQQKVDHLNEVVRENLINIRVVKSFVREDFETKKFIRSSEDLRDMVIRASNIIVAIFPLMQLVMNLSIIAILWMGGHKVMLGELKVGELISFVNYLAQVLMSLLLLSMIIMLFARASASSGRILEVLNTQPSLGNTPEGVLSTRQIERGEILFEGVSFRYDGGETDVLRNISFHIEPGETVAVVGATGSAKSSLVQLIPRLYDATSGEIRIDNIPIKEYNLDELHARIGMVLQNNELFSGTIADNLRWGKPDATMEEIEAAARVAEAHNFILTFTNRYDTLLGRGGINLSGGQKQRICIARALLRKPKILILDDSTSAVDSETELSIRNSLNAWLNDTTVLIITQRIHTMQSANRVIVLDDGEVESIGTPEELLSRSKVYQEIYNSQQIVV is encoded by the coding sequence ATGAAAAAATACTGGCAAATACTGAAGAACTACAAGGTAAGTCTGCTGATTTGCCCTTTTCTGGTTCTGGTGTCTGTGCTGTGCGAAACCATACAACCCATGTTTATGGCGAACATTATAGACAACGGAGTGATGCAGCGCAACTTATCCGTAATTACGCAAGTGGGCGGCTATATGATTCTGGTGTCTATCGTGGGACTGGTTTTTAGTATTACCAACGTTTATGTTTCTTCACGTGCATCCGTCGGATTCGCCACGGATCTGCGTGCCGATTTATTCGATAAAATTCAGCAACTGTCTTTCTTTGACATCGACCGTTTTAGCTCCGGCTCCCTCATTACGAGATTAACCAGTGACATTAACCGCATTCAGCAGGTTATTCTCATGTCTATGCGCCTGATGTTGCGTTCGCCGCTGATGCTTGTAATGGCTGTGTTTTTCGTGATACGTATCAATCTCCATCTGGCATTTATCTTACTGGCTGCCATCCCTATACTGGGCATCGGTGTATTTTTGATTCTCCGCAAGGGGTTTCCTTATTTTCTCAAAGTGCAGCAAAAAGTAGATCACCTGAACGAAGTGGTAAGAGAGAATCTAATCAATATCCGCGTGGTGAAATCATTTGTTCGCGAAGATTTTGAAACAAAAAAGTTTATCCGGAGCAGTGAAGATTTGCGTGATATGGTGATTCGTGCATCCAATATTATTGTTGCCATCTTCCCGTTGATGCAGCTGGTGATGAACCTTTCCATCATTGCCATCTTGTGGATGGGCGGACATAAAGTGATGCTGGGCGAGCTAAAGGTGGGTGAACTGATTTCGTTTGTCAACTACCTGGCACAAGTGTTGATGTCACTGCTGTTGCTATCTATGATTATCATGCTGTTTGCCCGTGCATCGGCCTCGTCCGGACGCATTCTGGAAGTACTCAACACACAACCCTCACTGGGCAACACGCCCGAAGGAGTACTAAGTACCCGCCAGATAGAAAGAGGAGAGATTCTTTTTGAAGGAGTAAGTTTCCGCTACGACGGAGGAGAAACAGATGTGCTGCGAAACATCAGCTTCCATATAGAACCGGGAGAAACGGTTGCCGTAGTAGGTGCCACCGGATCGGCCAAGAGCTCGCTCGTACAACTTATCCCTCGTTTATACGATGCTACCTCCGGAGAAATCCGGATTGACAACATCCCTATAAAGGAATATAACCTGGATGAATTACATGCCCGCATCGGCATGGTTTTGCAGAATAACGAACTGTTTTCGGGAACAATAGCCGACAACCTGCGCTGGGGAAAACCCGATGCAACCATGGAAGAGATAGAAGCAGCGGCACGAGTGGCCGAGGCGCATAATTTTATTCTCACTTTCACCAACAGATACGACACACTGCTTGGACGGGGAGGCATCAACTTGTCCGGAGGGCAGAAACAGCGTATCTGCATTGCCCGTGCCTTGCTTCGCAAACCGAAGATTCTGATTCTGGACGATAGCACCAGTGCCGTAGATTCGGAGACGGAACTCTCGATACGAAACAGCCTGAATGCTTGGCTTAACGACACAACGGTACTCATCATCACACAACGTATCCACACGATGCAATCGGCCAACAGGGTAATTGTGCTCGATGATGGCGAAGTAGAATCTATCGGAACTCCCGAAGAGCTGCTTAGTCGTTCTAAAGTATATCAGGAAATTTATAACTCACAACAAATAGTAGTCTGA
- a CDS encoding exonuclease SbcCD subunit D C-terminal domain-containing protein gives MIRILHTADWHLGQSFFGFDRTEEHQHFLDWLAGELKRNSIDVLIIAGDVFDVSNPSAASQRMFYRFVSRVTTENPLLQLVVVAGNHDSAARLEAPLPLLQEMRTEIKGIVPKQEGVPVYDDLIVELKNAVGEVEALCMAVPFLRQGDYPLTESDGNPYAAGVKEFYKQLLQHVLLRKSVKQAVVAIGHLQATGSEIAEWDYSERTIIGGLECVSPEAFDERIAYTALGHIHKAQRVSGRENVRYAGSPLPMSFAERNYKHGAVMVTLADGELQTIEKREYAPLVSLLSVPTGEPVSPEEVLEALRALPEREDNSSAPYLEVKVLLSEPEPMFRNQVEEALQDKHVRLARIVSTYRKESDSKAEEKMESEGLEGMDPLQIVKVTFEKIYQAEMPDEMISLFQEAYQALSVGDNQ, from the coding sequence ATGATCCGCATACTGCATACTGCCGACTGGCATTTGGGACAGAGCTTCTTTGGGTTTGATCGCACGGAGGAGCATCAGCATTTTCTCGATTGGCTTGCTGGTGAACTGAAACGGAATAGCATTGATGTATTGATTATTGCAGGCGATGTGTTCGATGTCTCTAATCCTTCGGCGGCTTCTCAACGGATGTTCTATCGGTTTGTGAGTCGTGTAACAACAGAAAATCCTTTGTTGCAATTGGTTGTTGTTGCCGGAAACCATGATTCGGCCGCACGCTTGGAAGCACCTCTGCCGCTGTTGCAGGAAATGCGCACGGAGATAAAGGGTATTGTGCCTAAGCAGGAGGGTGTGCCGGTGTATGATGATCTGATTGTGGAACTGAAGAATGCGGTCGGCGAAGTAGAGGCATTGTGCATGGCAGTACCTTTTCTTCGGCAGGGAGATTATCCTTTGACAGAAAGTGATGGAAATCCTTATGCTGCGGGAGTTAAAGAGTTCTATAAGCAACTTTTGCAACACGTATTGTTGCGAAAAAGCGTGAAACAGGCTGTGGTGGCCATCGGGCATCTGCAAGCCACAGGTTCGGAGATAGCCGAATGGGATTACAGTGAAAGAACCATTATCGGCGGATTGGAATGCGTGTCTCCCGAGGCTTTTGACGAGAGAATTGCTTATACGGCCTTGGGGCATATTCATAAGGCGCAACGCGTATCCGGCAGGGAGAATGTGCGTTATGCGGGTAGTCCGCTGCCGATGTCGTTTGCCGAGCGAAATTACAAACACGGTGCGGTGATGGTAACGTTGGCCGATGGTGAGCTTCAAACCATTGAAAAGCGGGAATATGCTCCGCTGGTATCACTGCTTAGTGTGCCGACGGGCGAACCGGTATCGCCTGAAGAAGTTTTGGAAGCATTGAGAGCTTTGCCCGAAAGGGAGGATAATTCTTCCGCACCCTATCTGGAGGTGAAGGTGTTGCTTAGCGAACCGGAACCCATGTTCCGCAACCAAGTGGAAGAAGCACTTCAAGACAAGCATGTGCGTCTGGCTCGCATTGTTTCTACCTATCGCAAGGAGTCCGATTCAAAAGCAGAGGAGAAAATGGAATCAGAGGGTTTGGAAGGTATGGACCCTTTACAGATAGTTAAAGTGACTTTTGAGAAGATCTATCAAGCTGAAATGCCCGATGAGATGATTTCTCTTTTTCAGGAAGCATACCAGGCTCTGTCTGTAGGCGATAATCAATAA
- a CDS encoding transcriptional repressor: MINVTEHLLKHQIKPSVQRIAIMQYLLDHKTHPSVDEIHAAISLYIPTLSKTTVYNTLKLFADQDAAQMLTIDERRVCFDGDATPHSHFLCKKCGSIYDFFFQESAKDVMPQEVNGHEITEIHYYYKGFCKNCLNHND, translated from the coding sequence ATGATTAATGTAACCGAACATTTACTAAAGCATCAAATAAAACCGTCTGTACAGCGAATAGCTATTATGCAATATTTGTTAGACCACAAAACTCATCCGTCGGTGGATGAGATACATGCTGCTATTTCTTTATATATACCTACGTTATCTAAAACGACGGTTTACAATACATTGAAGCTTTTTGCCGATCAGGATGCGGCGCAGATGCTGACTATCGATGAACGACGTGTTTGTTTTGACGGCGATGCAACCCCTCACTCTCATTTTTTGTGTAAGAAATGCGGGAGTATATATGATTTTTTCTTTCAAGAATCTGCTAAAGATGTAATGCCACAGGAAGTGAATGGACATGAGATTACTGAAATACACTACTACTATAAAGGGTTCTGTAAGAACTGTTTAAATCATAATGACTAA
- a CDS encoding ABC transporter ATP-binding protein — protein sequence MASGDHLKDGGKPKAGKKTFLRLVSYVACNRCLLILIGILIIISIVANLAGSYMLRPIINDYIIPGDFSGLIRILLFLAVIYLTGVAATFTQYVLLNKVGQRTVARMRLDLFRKMEHLPIKYFDTHQHGDLMSRYTNDIDRISDALTDSLSDMLSGALTLIGIFCLMLFISPMLTLVTLITVPLMFLSAKGIVKRSRKYFKSQQESLGTMNGYIEEMISGQKVIKVFGHERKVENDFDGLNRSLKEKSQKAQFYSGLMMPVMQNLSTLNYVIITIVGALLAILRGFDVGGLAAFLQYSRQFGRPINELASLYNSIQAAIAGAERIFEIIDESPEKVDSEDAITLQEVKGDVDMEDVYFGYKKDKTILKGVSLHAPAGHKIALVGATGAGKTTILNMLPRFFDIQSGKITIDNHSINDIKREKLRQSMAIVLQDTHLFTDTVRENIRFGRLDATDEEVVEAARLTAAHSFIKRLPQGYDTLLENDGANLSQGQRQLLNIARAAVADPAILLLDEATSNIDTRSEILIQKGLDQLMQGRTSLIIAHRLSTIQNADTILVLEHGQIVEQGSHQELLDMKGKYYSLNKEQFK from the coding sequence ATGGCATCCGGAGATCATTTAAAAGACGGCGGCAAACCTAAAGCGGGAAAGAAAACTTTTCTGCGCCTAGTTTCGTACGTGGCGTGCAACCGGTGCTTGCTGATTTTAATCGGCATACTGATCATCATCAGCATTGTCGCTAATCTGGCAGGGTCGTATATGCTTCGACCCATCATCAATGACTACATCATCCCCGGAGATTTCTCCGGACTGATACGTATCTTGTTGTTTTTGGCAGTGATCTACCTTACGGGAGTTGCAGCAACATTTACCCAATATGTTCTACTGAATAAAGTCGGGCAGCGCACGGTAGCCCGCATGCGTCTGGATCTTTTCCGAAAGATGGAACATTTACCCATCAAGTACTTCGACACACATCAGCACGGCGATTTAATGAGCCGGTATACCAACGACATCGACCGTATCAGTGATGCACTGACGGATAGTCTTTCGGACATGCTATCGGGTGCACTCACGCTAATCGGCATTTTCTGCCTGATGCTGTTTATCAGTCCGATGCTGACACTGGTTACGCTGATCACCGTGCCGCTTATGTTTCTTAGTGCCAAAGGTATTGTAAAGCGAAGCCGAAAATATTTTAAATCGCAGCAGGAGTCGTTGGGAACAATGAACGGGTACATTGAAGAGATGATCAGCGGACAGAAAGTGATTAAAGTCTTCGGCCATGAACGCAAGGTGGAAAACGACTTCGACGGATTGAACCGGAGTCTGAAAGAGAAATCTCAGAAAGCACAGTTCTATTCGGGACTGATGATGCCTGTGATGCAGAATCTGAGTACACTAAACTACGTTATTATTACCATTGTGGGAGCTTTACTGGCTATTCTTCGCGGGTTCGATGTAGGCGGACTGGCTGCCTTCTTACAATATTCGCGGCAATTCGGACGACCTATCAATGAGTTGGCCAGTTTATATAACAGCATTCAGGCCGCTATTGCGGGAGCGGAACGCATCTTCGAGATTATAGATGAATCTCCTGAAAAGGTTGATAGTGAAGATGCGATCACACTGCAAGAGGTAAAGGGAGATGTGGATATGGAGGATGTTTATTTCGGGTATAAAAAGGATAAAACAATTCTGAAAGGAGTTTCGCTTCACGCTCCTGCGGGACACAAAATAGCACTAGTGGGGGCCACAGGTGCCGGAAAAACAACCATTCTGAATATGCTGCCCCGCTTCTTCGATATTCAGTCGGGAAAGATTACGATAGACAATCATTCTATCAACGACATAAAGCGGGAAAAGCTTCGTCAATCAATGGCTATCGTATTGCAGGACACTCACTTATTTACAGATACGGTACGCGAAAACATCCGCTTCGGTCGGCTGGATGCTACGGATGAGGAAGTAGTAGAGGCTGCCCGACTAACGGCGGCGCACTCTTTCATCAAGCGGCTTCCGCAGGGATACGACACACTGCTGGAAAATGACGGAGCTAACCTGAGTCAAGGACAACGACAGCTTCTGAATATCGCTCGTGCAGCAGTGGCAGATCCGGCCATATTATTACTGGATGAAGCAACGAGCAATATTGATACCCGTAGCGAAATTCTTATTCAGAAAGGTCTCGACCAACTGATGCAGGGACGCACCAGCCTCATCATTGCCCACCGACTCTCAACCATTCAAAATGCAGATACCATTCTGGTACTCGAACACGGGCAGATTGTGGAACAGGGTAGTCATCAGGAGCTGCTGGATATGAAGGGTAAGTATTATTCGCTAAACAAGGAGCAATTCAAATAA
- a CDS encoding AAA family ATPase has product MKILSIRLKNLASIEGTFEVDFTAEPLLSAGIFAISGPTGAGKSTILDALCLALYDKAPRFAASGENLYLQDVGENQINQSDVRNILRRGTGEGFAEVDFLAATGRRYRSHWSVRRARSKSTGSLQAQVMQVIDLDTDEELQGTKTELLAQLAVLVGLTYDQFTRTVLLAQNDFATFLKSKESAKAELLEKLTGTEIYSRISREVYAHSKLADEAFRRVKDSVGLIELLPQEELDALVKEKGELAVLREAGVKQLSALNEQLTTLRSFVLQQELFAKKQLEEVGQSAKLKELEAVLGLCKKNIETFRQQCEALQPELNKARALDVQIQTAQNVYKETSESLQAVHKQTEEARTLLAVKEKRMLAYREQLHSPDLQKMIVTTGIPEKEVAQNIDSELRRAEDLLSQGEELLVLLQRANDKLLARLNAFGIEALGKEQARLGQEQSRLQQARQIALDRNKVLRELEELMTQLSALHAKRVQSEKESGALAMLFTSKEEQVKTLQRVYDNARTAMNQSVEELRGRLLAGEACPVCGSKEHPYGGHGEVADTIYRDIEQEYLVASKELQQLNNRTISLKSELDHLQQEEQRLSVQFTARQEQEKSLSELLASGEDLLPEGFGLLKEALIERNQTFSILQEQSFGLSTEKEEDELRQSAEFEVFEKGRGVNDFSIRLAAREQETNRLLQFFDEQLESVRLHLHELSEKLQKYQQLYEEWQQQDEKAKRLRNSCEALRSTISACYLLQQEVEAAKEKLNLLLASEEKEQKRFAAVSEELQRYRTERGALLRGKTIEEAEAAVRRKDIELNALLDADRKEVDFCRTRISGLQGEMRQLNVTIQELTEKKSLIELPDNLPETIAARQAMNEENDRKLSMLEAKLFQQEQNRIRLQSIEKELKEKQEVAVRWEKLNRLIGSADGTKFKVIAQSYTLNLLLLHANKHLSYLSRRYKLQQVPGTLALQVVDGDMCDEVRTVYSLSGGESFLISLALALGLSSLSSNNLQVESLFIDEGFGSLDADSLRTAMEALEMLQMQGRKIGVISHVQEMSERIAVQVQVHKAVNGKSVIEVNSI; this is encoded by the coding sequence ATGAAAATACTATCCATACGATTAAAGAATCTGGCGTCCATAGAAGGAACGTTTGAGGTTGATTTTACCGCAGAACCTCTTCTTTCAGCCGGCATATTTGCTATATCAGGCCCCACGGGTGCGGGAAAATCTACCATACTCGATGCACTTTGTCTGGCGCTTTATGATAAAGCACCTCGTTTTGCCGCCTCGGGAGAAAACCTTTATTTGCAGGATGTGGGTGAGAATCAAATTAATCAATCGGATGTGCGAAACATCCTTCGTCGAGGTACGGGGGAGGGCTTTGCCGAGGTTGACTTTCTGGCGGCCACGGGGCGTCGTTATCGTTCTCACTGGTCGGTGCGCAGGGCCAGGAGTAAATCGACCGGATCTTTGCAGGCACAGGTGATGCAGGTTATCGATTTAGATACGGATGAAGAATTGCAGGGCACTAAGACAGAACTGTTAGCTCAGTTAGCTGTGCTGGTGGGTCTGACCTATGATCAGTTTACCCGTACGGTGTTGCTGGCTCAGAATGATTTTGCTACTTTTCTTAAATCAAAAGAATCGGCCAAAGCGGAGCTTTTGGAAAAGTTGACGGGAACAGAGATCTATTCCCGCATATCTCGTGAAGTGTATGCACATAGTAAGTTGGCGGATGAGGCTTTCAGAAGGGTGAAAGATAGTGTGGGGCTCATCGAATTATTGCCTCAAGAAGAGTTGGATGCATTAGTCAAAGAAAAAGGAGAGCTTGCAGTGCTTCGTGAGGCAGGAGTGAAGCAACTCTCGGCGCTGAATGAGCAGCTTACCACGCTTCGCTCTTTCGTCCTTCAGCAGGAACTGTTTGCTAAAAAGCAATTGGAGGAAGTGGGGCAGAGTGCAAAATTGAAAGAACTGGAAGCAGTATTGGGGCTTTGCAAAAAGAATATAGAAACATTCCGGCAGCAATGCGAGGCTCTGCAACCGGAGCTGAACAAGGCACGTGCATTGGATGTGCAGATACAAACGGCACAGAATGTTTATAAAGAGACTAGTGAATCATTACAGGCGGTGCACAAACAGACTGAAGAAGCCCGAACTTTACTGGCTGTGAAAGAAAAACGCATGTTAGCTTATCGGGAACAATTGCATTCGCCTGATTTGCAAAAGATGATTGTTACTACTGGAATACCAGAGAAGGAAGTTGCACAAAACATAGACTCAGAATTGCGGCGTGCAGAAGATCTTTTGTCTCAAGGTGAAGAATTGCTTGTGTTGCTTCAACGGGCAAACGATAAGCTGCTGGCCCGCCTGAATGCCTTTGGCATAGAGGCGTTGGGAAAAGAACAAGCTAGGCTGGGGCAGGAACAGAGCCGTTTGCAGCAAGCCCGGCAGATAGCTTTGGATCGTAACAAGGTGCTTCGGGAGCTGGAAGAACTAATGACTCAACTCTCTGCATTGCATGCAAAAAGAGTGCAATCGGAAAAAGAATCGGGGGCGCTTGCTATGCTGTTTACCTCAAAAGAGGAGCAGGTAAAGACATTGCAACGGGTTTATGATAATGCACGCACTGCCATGAATCAAAGTGTGGAGGAGTTGCGCGGCAGACTTCTTGCGGGAGAAGCCTGTCCAGTTTGCGGAAGCAAAGAACATCCTTACGGTGGGCACGGCGAAGTGGCCGACACCATTTATCGGGACATAGAGCAAGAATATCTGGTCGCTTCAAAAGAATTACAGCAATTGAACAATCGCACTATTTCGCTGAAGAGTGAGCTCGATCATTTGCAACAGGAAGAGCAGAGGCTTTCTGTGCAATTTACTGCACGGCAGGAGCAGGAAAAAAGTTTATCTGAGTTATTGGCAAGCGGAGAAGATTTGTTGCCCGAGGGCTTTGGGCTGCTGAAAGAAGCTTTGATTGAACGTAATCAGACTTTTTCAATCTTGCAAGAACAGAGTTTTGGTTTATCCACGGAAAAGGAAGAAGATGAATTGCGGCAGAGTGCTGAATTTGAAGTCTTTGAGAAGGGTCGGGGAGTGAATGATTTCTCTATTCGACTTGCTGCACGGGAACAAGAAACCAATCGATTGCTCCAATTCTTTGATGAACAATTGGAGAGCGTAAGGCTACATCTTCACGAGCTTTCGGAAAAACTACAAAAATACCAGCAACTCTATGAGGAGTGGCAACAGCAAGACGAAAAAGCGAAACGTTTGCGTAACTCTTGCGAGGCTTTACGTAGCACCATATCAGCCTGTTATTTGTTACAGCAAGAAGTTGAGGCAGCAAAAGAGAAACTAAACCTTCTGTTAGCGTCCGAAGAAAAGGAGCAAAAGCGGTTCGCAGCGGTAAGCGAAGAGTTGCAACGCTACCGTACAGAGCGAGGAGCATTGCTGCGAGGCAAAACGATAGAGGAGGCTGAAGCGGCTGTTCGCCGTAAGGATATTGAACTAAACGCCTTGTTAGATGCCGATCGCAAAGAAGTAGACTTTTGCCGTACTCGTATTTCGGGTTTGCAAGGTGAGATGCGGCAACTGAATGTTACAATTCAGGAGCTGACGGAGAAAAAATCACTTATTGAGTTACCCGATAACCTGCCGGAAACGATTGCTGCCCGGCAAGCGATGAATGAAGAAAACGACCGAAAGCTCTCTATGCTTGAAGCAAAACTTTTTCAGCAGGAGCAAAATCGTATTCGCTTGCAAAGCATTGAAAAGGAGCTGAAGGAGAAACAAGAGGTAGCTGTGCGTTGGGAAAAGCTGAACAGGCTGATAGGTAGTGCAGACGGAACGAAGTTTAAAGTCATTGCTCAGAGTTATACGCTCAACCTGCTGTTGTTGCATGCCAACAAACATCTGTCTTACCTGTCTCGCCGCTACAAATTGCAGCAAGTGCCCGGAACTCTTGCATTGCAAGTGGTTGATGGCGACATGTGCGACGAGGTGCGTACGGTTTATTCGCTTTCGGGTGGCGAATCGTTCCTTATTTCGTTGGCACTGGCACTGGGCTTATCCTCCTTATCAAGTAACAACCTGCAAGTAGAGTCGTTGTTTATAGACGAAGGTTTCGGCTCACTCGATGCCGACAGCCTGCGTACTGCTATGGAAGCGCTGGAAATGTTACAGATGCAGGGACGTAAGATTGGCGTAATATCGCATGTACAGGAGATGAGTGAACGGATAGCCGTGCAAGTGCAAGTGCATAAAGCGGTGAACGGGAAGAGTGTTATTGAAGTAAACTCAATATAA
- a CDS encoding NADH peroxidase produces MKKFRCTVCGYVHEGDTPPEKCPLCKAPASKFVEIIETPEAGGPLAFADEHVLGVAKGCDDEMIKDLNNHFTAECTEVGMYLAMSRQADREGYPEVAEAFKRYAWEEAEHASRFAELLGDCVWDTKTNLQKRKDAEKGACEDKKRIATRAKALNLDAIHDTVHEMCKDEARHGKGFEGLYNRYFGK; encoded by the coding sequence ATGAAGAAATTTAGATGTACTGTTTGTGGTTATGTTCACGAAGGTGATACGCCTCCCGAAAAATGTCCTCTTTGCAAAGCTCCGGCAAGCAAATTTGTAGAAATCATAGAGACTCCCGAAGCAGGCGGTCCGTTGGCTTTTGCTGACGAACACGTTCTTGGTGTAGCTAAAGGTTGCGACGACGAAATGATTAAGGATCTGAACAATCACTTCACAGCTGAATGCACGGAAGTGGGTATGTACCTAGCCATGAGCCGTCAGGCCGATCGTGAAGGTTATCCTGAAGTTGCCGAAGCTTTCAAACGTTATGCATGGGAAGAAGCTGAACACGCTTCTCGTTTTGCAGAATTGCTTGGCGACTGTGTTTGGGATACCAAAACAAACCTGCAGAAGCGCAAAGATGCTGAGAAAGGTGCTTGCGAAGACAAAAAACGTATTGCTACCCGTGCCAAAGCATTGAATTTAGATGCTATCCATGACACTGTACACGAAATGTGTAAAGACGAAGCTCGTCACGGTAAGGGTTTTGAAGGACTGTATAACAGATACTTCGGCAAGTAA
- a CDS encoding sigma-70 family RNA polymerase sigma factor, whose product MDVNVEREFLSVIREYERMIYKVCYLYTTRNATLNDLYQEVALNIWRAYPKFRHECKVSTWIYRIALNTCISFIRKEKNIPEIVTLTQEVYWMTEEQDELQTMLRELYLLINQLSPFEKSVILLYLEEKSYEEIAEITGLTLTNVATKLSRIKEKLRKMKRTNE is encoded by the coding sequence ATGGATGTGAATGTAGAACGAGAATTCCTGTCGGTGATAAGGGAGTATGAACGGATGATTTATAAAGTCTGTTACCTCTACACTACCAGAAATGCAACGCTCAACGACCTTTATCAGGAAGTAGCTCTCAATATATGGAGGGCCTACCCGAAATTCAGGCACGAATGTAAGGTTTCTACATGGATTTATCGAATTGCTCTGAACACCTGTATCAGCTTCATCAGAAAAGAAAAAAACATTCCGGAAATAGTGACTTTGACACAAGAAGTCTACTGGATGACCGAGGAGCAAGACGAACTACAGACAATGCTCAGAGAGCTTTACCTGCTGATTAATCAGCTTAGTCCATTCGAAAAGTCCGTCATTCTGCTCTATCTGGAAGAAAAAAGCTATGAAGAGATTGCAGAAATAACGGGGTTAACCCTGACCAATGTAGCTACCAAGCTAAGCCGGATCAAGGAAAAACTGAGAAAAATGAAACGAACCAACGAATAA
- a CDS encoding metallophosphoesterase — MIQRIMAILAVALIIPDLYIFRMFITRLTDSLLIRALYFLPSVLLLAGLAFIVFIADDGFISRHSRWFGWFTIVFFLFALPKLIFMLCSLVGLPFNYAFHWPQSPFVCAGMLLGTTLVGIILYGSIIGKTRFEVKEVNFTSSKLPKAFNGYRIVQLSDIHIGSWEGNANALQEAVDKVNALQPDLIVFTGDLVNNRADELNGFEDILAKLKAKDGIYSILGNHDYGPYYHWKSKADLAQNLVELENREKQLGWQLLNNNHAILHKDNDSIALIGVENEGEPPFSQYGDLTKATQNTEGLFQILLSHNPTHWRREVLPKSNVELMLAGHTHAMQMAWGHHSPSSFMYPEWSGMYKEGERGLYVNVGLGFVGLPFRFGAWPEITVITLNK, encoded by the coding sequence ATGATACAACGCATAATGGCCATTCTGGCCGTCGCTCTTATAATTCCTGATTTATACATCTTTCGGATGTTCATCACCCGTTTAACGGATAGTTTACTTATACGTGCGCTCTATTTTTTGCCCTCTGTATTGCTACTGGCAGGTTTGGCTTTCATTGTGTTCATTGCCGACGACGGATTCATCAGCCGCCACAGCAGATGGTTCGGCTGGTTCACCATCGTTTTTTTCTTATTCGCACTGCCTAAGCTTATTTTTATGCTTTGTTCGCTGGTGGGTTTGCCGTTCAACTACGCATTTCACTGGCCTCAGAGTCCTTTTGTCTGTGCCGGAATGCTTTTAGGAACGACCCTTGTAGGTATCATTCTTTACGGATCTATCATCGGCAAAACGCGTTTTGAGGTCAAGGAGGTAAATTTTACTTCCTCCAAATTACCGAAAGCTTTCAATGGATACCGCATCGTGCAACTATCCGATATTCACATCGGCAGTTGGGAGGGCAATGCCAATGCGCTGCAAGAGGCGGTTGATAAAGTAAATGCTTTGCAGCCCGATTTGATTGTATTCACAGGCGATTTGGTGAATAACCGTGCCGACGAGCTAAACGGCTTCGAAGATATTCTTGCCAAGTTGAAAGCCAAAGACGGTATTTATTCCATTCTCGGCAATCACGATTACGGCCCTTATTATCATTGGAAGAGCAAAGCCGATCTGGCACAGAACTTGGTTGAACTGGAGAACAGAGAAAAGCAATTAGGATGGCAGCTGCTCAATAATAATCATGCTATTTTGCATAAAGACAATGACAGCATCGCACTCATCGGCGTGGAAAACGAAGGAGAACCTCCTTTTTCACAATACGGAGATCTGACCAAAGCCACGCAAAACACAGAAGGTCTGTTTCAGATATTACTCAGCCACAACCCTACTCACTGGCGACGGGAAGTATTGCCAAAATCGAACGTGGAACTTATGCTTGCCGGACACACTCACGCCATGCAGATGGCATGGGGGCATCACTCACCTTCTTCATTCATGTATCCCGAATGGAGCGGCATGTATAAGGAAGGCGAACGCGGACTTTACGTAAATGTAGGACTGGGCTTTGTAGGACTTCCATTCCGCTTTGGCGCGTGGCCGGAAATTACGGTGATTACATTAAACAAATGA